A genomic stretch from Deinococcus sp. LM3 includes:
- a CDS encoding DUF4127 family protein has translation MRILLIPPDVRPQTLAHPVQLAQMAGAEIRVPPPAALPRLNEPGDTALLGSWLRREAPQADALIVCLETLTLGGMIPARRVSDPLEDVLKRLGTLEEARRLNPGLRILAFGVIVRVAHDNDPLEEKPYYGEWGRELRAYSAAFDRHDRHGEADLPALEAAMASLPAEILRDWVSTRERNRTLHLAALDSVRAGVIEHLCLTLDDTTPYGLAAHDRRLLEARADELNIWPQVDIYPGADEVPVTLLTRLLRDGVPRVYVQYSGPLGAAAGLLYEDRRAGELVQAHMRASGCVQVDHRAEADFILAVNTPGERQANVQPDYATVDTTARHLPAFVDFLRDALARGERVSLADIAYPNGAERRLWRLMQGLPLARLSGYAAWNTAGNTLGSAVSMGALPVRDERARIEALYSRLVDDALYQAEVRAQVRAGLTDPSPFDLGEQLPLANERMAELMGPPMQVLWDREFSGLGYRLRPGPPHLAWPRLFTGVFPLEVE, from the coding sequence ATGCGAATCCTACTGATCCCTCCCGATGTACGCCCGCAGACTCTCGCCCACCCCGTCCAGCTCGCGCAGATGGCGGGCGCCGAGATCCGGGTACCGCCACCGGCGGCGTTGCCGCGACTGAACGAACCCGGTGATACCGCGCTCCTCGGTTCCTGGCTGCGGCGGGAGGCCCCGCAGGCGGACGCCCTGATCGTGTGCCTGGAAACCCTGACCCTGGGCGGCATGATTCCGGCCCGCCGGGTCTCGGACCCCCTGGAAGACGTGCTGAAGCGGCTGGGGACGCTGGAGGAGGCCCGGCGCCTGAACCCAGGGCTGCGGATCCTGGCTTTCGGAGTGATCGTCCGGGTGGCGCACGACAATGACCCGCTGGAGGAAAAGCCGTATTACGGCGAGTGGGGCCGTGAGCTGCGCGCCTACAGCGCAGCCTTCGACCGCCACGACCGCCACGGCGAAGCCGACCTGCCTGCCCTGGAGGCGGCCATGGCGAGCCTTCCGGCGGAGATCCTGCGCGACTGGGTCAGTACCCGTGAGCGCAACCGCACGCTGCACCTCGCGGCTCTGGACAGCGTGCGCGCGGGCGTGATCGAGCATCTGTGCCTGACGCTGGACGACACCACGCCCTACGGCCTGGCCGCCCACGACCGCCGCCTGCTGGAGGCGCGGGCAGACGAGTTGAACATCTGGCCACAGGTGGACATTTACCCCGGTGCGGACGAGGTGCCGGTCACGCTGCTGACGCGGCTGCTGCGTGACGGTGTGCCGCGCGTGTACGTGCAGTACTCCGGCCCGCTCGGGGCCGCCGCCGGCCTGCTCTACGAGGACCGCCGGGCCGGGGAACTCGTGCAGGCGCACATGCGCGCGTCCGGCTGTGTCCAGGTCGACCACCGTGCGGAGGCCGACTTCATCCTCGCCGTCAACACTCCAGGAGAACGGCAGGCGAATGTGCAGCCGGACTACGCGACGGTGGACACCACGGCCCGACACCTCCCGGCGTTCGTGGACTTCCTGCGTGACGCTCTGGCCCGGGGCGAGCGGGTGAGTCTGGCCGATATCGCCTACCCCAATGGCGCCGAGAGGCGGCTCTGGCGGCTGATGCAGGGTCTGCCTCTGGCGCGGCTGAGTGGCTACGCGGCATGGAACACGGCGGGCAATACCCTGGGCAGCGCCGTCTCGATGGGTGCGTTGCCCGTGCGTGACGAGCGTGCCCGCATCGAGGCACTCTATTCCCGGCTGGTCGACGACGCGCTGTACCAGGCTGAGGTCCGCGCCCAGGTTCGCGCCGGGTTGACCGACCCCAGCCCCTTTGATCTGGGCGAGCAACTTCCGCTTGCCAACGAGCGGATGGCCGAGCTGATGGGGCCACCCATGCAGGTGTTGTGGGACCGCGAGTTCTCGGGACTCGGCTACCGCCTGCGGCCCGGTCCTCCCCATCTGGCCTGGCCCCGACTGTTTACCGGCGTCTTTCCACTGGAAGTAGAGTGA
- a CDS encoding FAD-dependent oxidoreductase — protein MGLEYRASERRWDVIVAGGGTSGAIAGIASARAGASTLIVEAFGSLGGTGTNAQVTPLMRNVSAGVSLNQGLTEDLKARLIARGDGAVDTSGNDNWFNPEGMKLVLEQMAVEAGAELLYHTHVVAPVLDGENVRGLVVHNKGGLVELPAKVVIDATGDADVAVAAGAPFQAGGEDGLHQAMSLRFTLAGVDLERLCAFLAGQGQPQESPRFLHFWMVWGKNSSLEPLFRQAVEDGVLLERDGDYFQGFSVPGRPGEISFNCPRLAADLNDGADPWQLSAAQVDGKAATERLLVFCRRYLPGCEASFLGSYAPMVGIRETRRIVGDYVLTLEDILDCRTFNDAVCRNHYPVDIHSPRGKKLYHEREGQSPYFRPDAFHEIPYRALIPLGLRNVLVPGRCASATFEAQSAIRVQQNCHSMGEAAGLAAAWAARTCGDVRGVDGVELRAALKAQGANL, from the coding sequence ATGGGGCTGGAGTACAGGGCGTCTGAACGGCGCTGGGACGTGATCGTCGCGGGCGGCGGCACCAGCGGGGCCATCGCGGGCATCGCCAGCGCGCGGGCGGGTGCCAGCACATTGATCGTCGAGGCGTTCGGCTCGCTGGGCGGCACAGGCACGAACGCGCAGGTCACGCCCCTGATGCGGAACGTCTCGGCAGGCGTGAGCCTGAACCAGGGCCTGACCGAGGACCTCAAGGCGCGGCTGATCGCCCGGGGGGACGGGGCAGTGGACACCAGCGGCAACGACAACTGGTTCAATCCCGAGGGCATGAAGCTCGTGCTGGAGCAGATGGCGGTGGAAGCGGGCGCAGAACTGCTCTACCACACCCATGTCGTGGCACCCGTCCTGGACGGAGAGAACGTGCGCGGGCTGGTGGTCCACAACAAGGGCGGGCTGGTCGAGCTTCCGGCCAAGGTGGTCATTGACGCGACCGGGGACGCCGACGTGGCCGTGGCGGCGGGTGCCCCCTTCCAGGCGGGCGGCGAGGACGGCCTGCACCAGGCGATGAGCCTGCGCTTCACCCTGGCGGGCGTGGACCTGGAGCGGCTCTGCGCCTTTCTGGCCGGGCAGGGGCAGCCCCAGGAGAGCCCCCGTTTCCTGCACTTCTGGATGGTCTGGGGGAAGAACTCGTCCCTGGAGCCGCTGTTTCGGCAGGCTGTGGAGGACGGCGTCCTGCTGGAGCGCGACGGCGACTACTTCCAGGGCTTCAGCGTGCCGGGGCGCCCCGGCGAGATCAGCTTCAACTGCCCCCGGCTGGCCGCCGACCTCAACGACGGCGCCGACCCCTGGCAACTGAGCGCGGCGCAGGTGGACGGCAAGGCGGCCACCGAGCGACTGCTGGTCTTCTGCCGCCGTTACCTGCCCGGCTGCGAGGCCAGCTTTCTGGGCAGCTACGCTCCGATGGTGGGCATCCGCGAGACGCGGCGGATCGTCGGGGACTACGTGCTGACGCTGGAGGACATCCTCGACTGCCGCACCTTCAATGACGCCGTGTGCCGCAACCACTACCCGGTGGACATCCACTCGCCGCGCGGAAAAAAGCTCTACCACGAGCGCGAGGGTCAGTCGCCCTACTTCCGTCCGGACGCCTTCCACGAGATTCCCTACCGGGCGCTGATCCCGCTGGGCCTGCGGAACGTGCTGGTGCCCGGCCGCTGCGCCAGCGCCACGTTCGAGGCGCAGAGCGCGATCCGCGTGCAACAGAATTGCCACTCGATGGGTGAGGCGGCGGGGCTGGCGGCGGCCTGGGCGGCGCGTACCTGCGGCGACGTGCGCGGGGTGGATGGGGTGGAGTTGCGCGCCGCCCTGAAAGCACAGGGCGCCAATCTATGA
- a CDS encoding HNH endonuclease, with protein MHYVILVSQAGQQTYDDSERHYTYPARYNAALAPLMAGEPTVVILYESRRAGSGRGLQAYIGWTVVTRPPEPAGQGLWVLTYDSPVVPLPRPVKQEEGGVVMEAWLGAFPLRERGVRQNGLSIRPVTEADAARIFAAAGLLGLTPSAAWTTSDGEDAERRRVLVERAVRDRSFRAQVLAAYRWRCAVTGWQAPVDLSGALLDAAHLRSVASGGSDHVHNGVALTPTVHRLLDSGLIRVTFEEGQWRTRHGPEFGRLDLTGSGGSRLVIEDRAPLWLPPDPRLQPRPLLG; from the coding sequence ATGCATTACGTGATCCTGGTCTCCCAGGCCGGTCAGCAGACGTACGACGACAGCGAACGCCACTACACCTACCCCGCCCGCTACAACGCCGCCCTGGCCCCTCTGATGGCGGGGGAGCCGACCGTGGTGATCCTGTACGAGTCCCGCCGCGCCGGGAGTGGCCGGGGCCTGCAGGCGTACATCGGGTGGACGGTCGTCACGCGCCCGCCGGAACCGGCGGGCCAGGGCCTGTGGGTGCTCACGTACGACAGTCCCGTCGTGCCGCTGCCCCGCCCCGTGAAGCAGGAGGAGGGCGGCGTGGTGATGGAGGCGTGGCTGGGCGCGTTCCCGCTCCGGGAACGCGGCGTCCGTCAGAACGGTCTCTCCATCCGGCCGGTCACGGAAGCGGATGCCGCGCGGATCTTCGCGGCCGCCGGACTGCTGGGCCTGACCCCGAGCGCCGCGTGGACCACCTCGGACGGGGAGGACGCGGAGCGCCGCCGGGTGCTGGTGGAGCGGGCGGTGCGGGACCGGTCGTTCCGGGCGCAGGTACTGGCCGCGTACCGCTGGCGGTGCGCCGTGACGGGCTGGCAGGCCCCGGTGGACCTGAGCGGGGCGCTACTGGACGCCGCGCACCTGCGGAGCGTGGCGTCGGGTGGATCGGATCACGTGCACAACGGGGTGGCGCTCACGCCGACCGTGCACCGCCTGCTGGACAGCGGGTTGATCCGCGTGACGTTCGAGGAGGGACAGTGGCGCACGCGACACGGGCCGGAGTTCGGGCGACTGGACCTGACCGGCAGTGGGGGAAGTCGGCTGGTGATCGAGGACCGCGCGCCGCTGTGGCTGCCCCCGGACCCCCGGCTGCAACCCCGGCCACTGCTGGGCTGA
- a CDS encoding ROK family protein gives MSTTPLETGRPGLAVDIGGTTTRVARLRGERLVDRREMPTDAHSGPDDLLRRLLALMTDLGLPESGEALGVACTGRVHSGRVTAVNQATMPGWTDLPLQDRLEQALHIPVHVLNDAKAAALAEWNARPEDQNGNFMFVTVSTGIGSGLVLGGRLHEAPGGQDVGLGFTAGPDGEPLGIRGVGHGAAAGSPRRWLPERRRAV, from the coding sequence GTGAGCACCACGCCCTTAGAGACAGGACGACCCGGTCTGGCGGTAGATATCGGCGGCACTACCACGCGCGTGGCCCGGTTGCGAGGAGAGCGCCTGGTTGACCGACGCGAAATGCCCACCGATGCCCACAGTGGGCCGGACGACCTGCTGCGGCGCCTGCTCGCGCTGATGACTGATCTCGGCCTGCCAGAGTCCGGGGAGGCCCTCGGGGTGGCCTGTACGGGCCGCGTGCATTCGGGGCGTGTCACGGCGGTCAACCAGGCGACCATGCCCGGCTGGACGGACCTGCCGCTGCAAGACCGACTGGAGCAGGCCCTGCACATTCCCGTTCATGTGCTCAACGACGCGAAGGCCGCGGCTCTGGCCGAGTGGAACGCCCGGCCGGAGGACCAGAACGGAAACTTCATGTTCGTCACGGTCTCCACCGGCATCGGCAGTGGCCTCGTGCTGGGGGGGCGACTGCACGAGGCGCCAGGCGGACAGGATGTAGGACTGGGCTTCACCGCGGGGCCGGACGGCGAGCCGCTTGGAATACGGGGCGTCGGGCACGGCGCTGCGGCGGGTAGCCCACGCAGGTGGCTACCCGAACGCCGCCGCGCTGTTTGA
- a CDS encoding SMI1/KNR4 family protein, producing MSLSAFVQALDQCLPVLRASLRGPAAPGDLQALPPILGTPLPPGVQDLYGTVDGQDPQRPGVLFGLTWLPARKAAQEHATWMELAADDTSLLSEPAGAIRAVTFHPAWLPLATDGSGNGLATDLAPGETGAAGQVITYGPDETTRRVVSPDVQAFFGWAAQAVTQGDLRLDGDAVTYRGQGSFLDALGTLPLPLQ from the coding sequence GTGAGTCTCTCCGCGTTCGTTCAGGCACTCGACCAGTGCCTCCCCGTCCTCCGCGCGTCCCTGCGGGGACCGGCCGCCCCCGGCGACCTTCAGGCACTCCCACCCATCCTGGGCACGCCCCTGCCGCCTGGCGTGCAGGACCTGTACGGCACCGTCGACGGCCAGGACCCGCAGCGGCCCGGCGTGCTGTTCGGCCTGACGTGGCTGCCCGCCCGGAAGGCCGCGCAGGAGCACGCCACCTGGATGGAACTCGCCGCGGACGACACCAGCCTGCTGAGCGAACCGGCCGGGGCGATCCGGGCCGTCACGTTCCACCCGGCGTGGCTCCCGCTCGCCACGGACGGCAGCGGGAACGGCCTGGCCACCGACCTCGCGCCGGGCGAGACCGGCGCAGCCGGGCAGGTCATCACGTACGGCCCGGACGAGACCACGCGCCGGGTGGTCTCACCGGACGTGCAGGCGTTCTTCGGCTGGGCCGCGCAGGCCGTGACGCAGGGCGACCTGCGCCTGGATGGGGACGCCGTCACCTACCGGGGGCAGGGATCGTTCCTGGACGCCCTGGGGACCCTGCCGCTGCCCCTGCAGTGA
- a CDS encoding DEAD/DEAH box helicase family protein, producing MPPTLRLDRGTLVMTDAPASVRDHFTWDDRSQSWRAPGHAYRDVVETMRAAGVPFKDSAAAFEPLVLGFAREVTPYAHQTRALNAWKRAGRRGVVVLPTGAGKTLVAQLALRDTPRSALICVPTLDLLHQWYAGLLAAFPDTPVGLLGGGSHDEAPLLVSTYDSAAIHAESLAGRYALQIFDEAHHLPSDFTRVIAEMGLAPYRLGLTATPKRSDGRERDLDRLVGPVVYEVAPGDLAGDTLAAYREVVIRVRLSPNEQQKYAELIALRNDFLRLNGIRLVSLDGWKKFILASGTPHGRRAMLAHREAKSMAYGTEGKLRVLEEILANHPRDRTLIFTDDNATVYRVSREFLIPAITHKTPIKERHALLERFRGGEYRILVASRVLNEGVDVPEASVAVVLSGTATEREHIQRLGRILRRAEGKVAVLYEVITEGTSEERVSQQRRGQWQPGQGQGRPASFEDLNAPE from the coding sequence ATGCCGCCCACCCTGCGCCTCGACCGGGGCACGCTCGTCATGACGGACGCACCCGCGTCCGTCCGTGACCACTTCACCTGGGATGACCGCAGTCAGTCCTGGCGGGCCCCCGGGCACGCCTACCGCGACGTGGTCGAAACCATGCGCGCCGCCGGGGTTCCCTTCAAGGACAGTGCCGCGGCGTTCGAGCCGCTGGTCCTGGGCTTCGCGCGGGAGGTCACGCCGTACGCGCATCAGACGCGCGCCCTGAACGCCTGGAAACGCGCCGGTCGCCGCGGCGTGGTCGTCCTCCCCACCGGCGCCGGGAAGACCCTGGTCGCGCAGCTGGCGCTGCGGGACACGCCCCGCAGCGCCCTGATCTGCGTGCCCACCCTGGACCTGCTGCACCAGTGGTACGCGGGCCTGCTCGCGGCGTTCCCGGACACCCCGGTCGGCCTGCTGGGCGGCGGCAGTCACGACGAGGCGCCGCTGCTGGTGAGTACCTACGATTCCGCCGCGATTCACGCGGAGTCCCTGGCGGGGCGGTACGCCCTGCAGATCTTCGACGAGGCGCACCACCTGCCCAGTGATTTCACGCGGGTGATCGCGGAGATGGGTCTCGCCCCGTACCGCCTGGGGTTGACGGCCACGCCGAAACGCAGTGACGGGCGGGAGCGGGATCTCGACCGGCTGGTCGGGCCGGTGGTGTACGAGGTCGCCCCGGGCGACCTCGCGGGGGACACGCTCGCCGCGTACCGCGAGGTCGTGATCCGCGTGCGGCTCAGTCCGAACGAACAACAGAAGTACGCGGAGTTGATCGCGCTGCGCAACGACTTCCTGCGGCTGAACGGCATCCGGCTGGTGTCGCTGGACGGCTGGAAGAAGTTCATCCTGGCGAGTGGCACGCCGCACGGGCGGCGGGCCATGTTGGCCCACCGGGAAGCGAAATCCATGGCGTACGGCACCGAGGGGAAACTGCGGGTGCTCGAGGAGATCCTCGCGAACCACCCGCGGGACCGGACGCTGATCTTCACGGATGACAACGCCACCGTGTACCGCGTCAGCCGGGAGTTCCTGATCCCGGCGATCACGCACAAGACCCCCATCAAGGAGCGCCACGCCCTGCTGGAGCGGTTCCGCGGTGGCGAGTACCGGATCCTGGTGGCGAGTCGGGTGCTGAACGAGGGCGTAGATGTCCCCGAGGCGAGCGTGGCGGTGGTGCTGTCAGGGACCGCGACGGAACGGGAGCACATTCAGCGGCTGGGGCGGATCCTGCGCCGGGCGGAGGGGAAGGTGGCGGTGCTGTACGAGGTGATCACGGAAGGGACGAGCGAGGAGCGCGTCAGTCAGCAGCGCCGCGGGCAGTGGCAACCCGGCCAGGGTCAGGGACGACCAGCCAGCTTCGAGGACCTGAATGCTCCCGAATGA
- a CDS encoding DNA/RNA non-specific endonuclease, with amino-acid sequence MKYALLLIPALLVACTAAPTPAADPYDALIQAVGGEVALSEATRDLTHDQAQAFFAQYGMGFRSHSELQAQLADGCPVRFSGSDLNTWHAIGGGYYYIDSSGRPRSAYRYLPPITAAARDTTCQGTVGNLDNLDGYDGGHLVGSQLGGWGRRANMAPQEQNFNRGNYAQIENQTAKCSPLTKSSLTYLARVTYPNTGTNTPGSWTIELKLNGEVMTRTFDNAPYGGANGTAYRQQIVSWLISKGCV; translated from the coding sequence ATGAAATATGCCCTGCTGCTGATCCCGGCCCTGCTGGTCGCCTGCACCGCCGCTCCCACACCGGCCGCTGATCCCTACGACGCCCTGATCCAGGCGGTCGGCGGGGAGGTCGCCCTGAGCGAAGCCACCCGCGACCTGACGCACGACCAGGCCCAGGCGTTCTTCGCGCAGTACGGCATGGGCTTCCGCTCCCACAGCGAGCTGCAGGCGCAGCTCGCCGACGGCTGCCCGGTGCGCTTCAGTGGCAGTGACCTGAACACCTGGCACGCCATCGGCGGCGGGTACTACTACATCGACAGTTCCGGGCGTCCCCGCAGCGCGTACCGGTACCTGCCGCCCATCACGGCCGCCGCGCGCGACACCACCTGCCAGGGCACGGTGGGGAACCTCGACAACCTGGACGGGTACGACGGCGGGCACCTCGTGGGCAGCCAGCTCGGCGGGTGGGGCCGCCGGGCCAACATGGCCCCGCAGGAACAGAACTTCAACCGGGGGAACTACGCGCAGATCGAGAACCAGACGGCGAAATGCAGCCCCCTGACGAAGAGCAGCCTCACGTACCTCGCCCGCGTCACCTACCCGAACACAGGCACGAACACGCCGGGCAGCTGGACGATCGAACTCAAGCTGAACGGCGAGGTGATGACCCGCACCTTCGACAACGCCCCTTACGGCGGAGCGAACGGCACGGCGTACCGCCAGCAGATCGTGAGCTGGCTGATCAGCAAAGGCTGCGTGTAA
- a CDS encoding alpha/beta hydrolase: MNRPPYATPLVGETPYAVERRVLAGIPCLIERPLGQVLGLALVYHGVTASKEGNLGIFTPLVGAGWAVVLPDAVGHGERREATLTAEVLGHRNFVRLCAARTALEAPELIGALYAEFGELPTAAIGISMGGYVAHSLAQREKRVGQVVVISSGGIWQEDEVTAPLAREFMEAHRPVRQACLAPPTRLLLLHGEADGVFPPHDLQATATAYRAAYEQAGQIDLFAARIFPEAGHFTTPGMRDAAVSWLTDPATPSPIPSKSRQPCESY, translated from the coding sequence ATGAACCGACCGCCCTATGCGACGCCCCTGGTCGGTGAAACGCCTTACGCGGTCGAGCGCCGGGTGCTGGCCGGGATTCCCTGTCTGATCGAGCGCCCGCTGGGACAGGTACTCGGCCTGGCCCTCGTGTACCACGGGGTCACCGCGAGCAAGGAGGGCAACCTCGGCATCTTCACGCCGCTGGTGGGGGCAGGCTGGGCGGTCGTCCTGCCTGACGCGGTGGGGCACGGCGAACGGCGGGAAGCGACGTTGACGGCTGAGGTGCTGGGTCACCGCAACTTTGTGCGCCTGTGCGCCGCCCGGACCGCGCTGGAGGCCCCTGAGCTGATCGGCGCGCTGTACGCCGAGTTCGGTGAGCTCCCCACCGCCGCCATCGGCATCTCGATGGGGGGGTATGTCGCCCACTCCCTCGCGCAGCGCGAGAAACGTGTCGGGCAGGTGGTCGTCATCTCCAGCGGGGGCATCTGGCAGGAGGACGAGGTCACGGCGCCACTGGCCCGCGAATTTATGGAGGCGCATCGCCCGGTGCGGCAGGCCTGCCTGGCGCCTCCCACCCGCCTGCTGCTGCTGCACGGCGAGGCCGATGGAGTCTTTCCCCCGCACGATCTGCAAGCCACCGCCACCGCCTACCGCGCGGCCTACGAGCAGGCTGGTCAGATTGATCTCTTCGCGGCCCGGATTTTCCCGGAAGCGGGGCACTTCACCACGCCCGGTATGCGCGACGCGGCGGTCTCCTGGCTGACCGACCCTGCCACGCCCTCTCCCATTCCTTCAAAGTCCCGGCAACCATGCGAATCCTACTGA
- a CDS encoding DUF790 family protein — MLPNDLLLFRVKAGLVEPRRLKPTTLNLTLAGTLIATFEANVGKRRFELDEDLRTLETGRQDFKVLRGLAHLLSNMGTFEAGSGVDPVLARERVFTLAQEVVPSRRHAAAVLEQAARSLSTEGEVSGEALQASLYADLPDQQTLVAFEPPASLELIHRYDLAQAQGQLYRATELVITARRNEPARYRQLLKYLKFFGLMATVEGDASYGFSLTLDGPASLFSPTTRYGLGMAKLLPALLHVTKWDLSATLKPRKDLAWVDPGDTEWSFQVTSEDGYVSHYAPPPEYDSALEGGFSERFAKLDTPWTLEREVDLVPVPGGVILPDFRLVNGDRSVLVEIVGYWRPEYLRKKFDLLRKAGRTDVIVCVSERLNLERAGVDPGDFGERLIWFKGVLNPKDVLALAEKYAVTRP; from the coding sequence ATGCTCCCGAATGACCTGCTGCTGTTCCGGGTGAAGGCGGGGCTCGTGGAGCCCCGCCGCCTGAAGCCCACTACCCTGAACCTCACGCTGGCCGGGACGCTGATCGCGACCTTCGAGGCGAACGTCGGGAAGCGCCGCTTCGAACTGGACGAGGACCTCCGCACGCTGGAGACCGGCCGGCAGGATTTCAAGGTGCTGCGTGGCCTGGCGCACCTGCTCTCCAACATGGGGACGTTCGAGGCGGGGAGCGGCGTGGACCCGGTCCTGGCGCGGGAGCGGGTGTTCACGCTCGCGCAGGAGGTCGTGCCGAGCCGGCGCCATGCGGCGGCGGTCCTGGAGCAGGCGGCGCGGTCCCTGAGCACGGAGGGGGAGGTGTCCGGCGAGGCCCTGCAGGCCTCGCTGTACGCGGACCTGCCGGATCAGCAGACGCTGGTGGCGTTCGAGCCGCCCGCGTCGCTGGAACTCATTCACCGCTACGACCTGGCGCAGGCGCAGGGTCAGCTGTACCGGGCGACGGAGCTGGTGATCACCGCGCGCCGGAACGAACCGGCGCGCTACAGGCAGCTCCTGAAGTACCTGAAGTTCTTCGGGCTGATGGCGACGGTGGAGGGGGACGCGTCGTACGGGTTCTCCCTGACGCTGGATGGCCCGGCGAGCCTGTTCTCACCCACGACCCGGTATGGGCTGGGCATGGCGAAGTTGCTGCCGGCGCTGCTGCACGTGACGAAATGGGACCTGAGCGCGACCTTGAAGCCCAGGAAGGATCTCGCGTGGGTGGATCCGGGGGACACGGAGTGGTCGTTCCAGGTGACGAGCGAGGACGGGTACGTGAGTCACTACGCGCCTCCCCCGGAGTACGACAGCGCGCTGGAGGGTGGCTTCTCGGAGCGCTTCGCGAAACTCGACACGCCCTGGACCCTCGAACGCGAGGTGGACCTGGTGCCGGTGCCGGGGGGCGTGATTCTCCCGGACTTCCGCCTCGTCAACGGCGACCGGAGTGTGCTGGTGGAGATCGTGGGCTACTGGCGGCCGGAGTACCTGCGTAAGAAGTTCGACCTGCTGCGCAAAGCGGGGCGGACGGACGTGATCGTGTGCGTCTCGGAGCGCCTGAACCTGGAGCGGGCGGGCGTGGACCCGGGCGATTTCGGGGAGCGGCTGATCTGGTTCAAGGGCGTGCTGAACCCCAAAGACGTGCTGGCACTGGCGGAGAAGTACGCCGTCACGCGGCCCTGA